In one Perca fluviatilis chromosome 7, GENO_Pfluv_1.0, whole genome shotgun sequence genomic region, the following are encoded:
- the LOC120562405 gene encoding ribonuclease pancreatic A-like, protein MKTSIFAGVLLISLCQLSSGFFGLFEDADKKFAKKYIMASNQCTQVMMDREFAVVDKHTCKPEKTFIRATVDEARAVCAGRGSGVSEETFKVVECKLDPANNKPPNCQYTGEDGEKKILVTCNRDKKPTEFQIQE, encoded by the coding sequence ATGAAGACCTCTATCTTTGCTGGTGTTCTGCTGATCTCTCTGTGCCAACTGTCCAGCGGTTTCTTTGGTTTATTTGAGGATGCTGATAAAAAGTTTGCAAAAAAGTATATCATGGCTTCTAACCAATGCACCCAGGTGATGATGGACAGAGAATTCGCTGTTGTCGACAAACATACCTGTAAGCCGGAGAAAACCTTCATCAGAGCTACAGTGGACGAGGCCCGAGCCGTCTGTGCGGGTAGAGGAAGTGGAGTCAGCGAAGAGACCTTCAAAGTTGTTGAGTGTAAACTCGATCCTGCTAATAACAAGCCTCCCAACTGTCAGTACACGGGTGAGGATGGGGAGAAGAAAATCCTGGTCACCTGTAACAGAGATAAAAAACCTACTGAGTTTCAAATAcaagagtaa